Below is a genomic region from Methanocalculus alkaliphilus.
CGACGCCATCGACAACACCTGTCGACCCGGCGTGCTCGCCCCTGAGTACTTTCACGGTATCCCCGGTAACCACTCTGACGCGCCTGTGGCTGTGCTTCTCACGAAGTTCGGGTGAGAGCATCGCGTGGAGGAATGAGCCCCGGACATGATTTGGTGCATTGTACCGGATCTTCCTCTGTTTTCTTGGCTGACTGCTTGCAATTCGCACCATAGGACACCTCAGATGATGATCGTCGCCATGGACGCGATCTTTGGGTAGCGAGCCGCTACTTCACGGGCTACCGGACCTTTGATCTCTGTCCCACGGGGGTCGCCACTCTCGTTGACGAGTACCATTGCATTCTCCTCAAATGATACACGGAGACCGTTTGGCCTTCTGAACTCTTTCTTCTGCCGTACTACAACTGCCTTGACGAGCTTCTTGCGCATGTCCGGGGTCCCTTTCTTGACCGAGACGGTAGCGAGATCACCAAGACCGAGTTTCGGCTGGCGCCTTCGCACACCATGATACCGGTCAACCGAGACGATCTC
It encodes:
- the rplX gene encoding 50S ribosomal protein L24, with the translated sequence MVRIASSQPRKQRKIRYNAPNHVRGSFLHAMLSPELREKHSHRRVRVVTGDTVKVLRGEHAGSTGVVDGVDLKRMTIQVHGVTVRKADGTEVARPVDPSNVMITRLNLKDEKRAERIGVKE
- a CDS encoding 50S ribosomal protein L14, yielding MKALGSKIPRALQTGSRMICADNTGARVVEIVSVDRYHGVRRRQPKLGLGDLATVSVKKGTPDMRKKLVKAVVVRQKKEFRRPNGLRVSFEENAMVLVNESGDPRGTEIKGPVAREVAARYPKIASMATIII